From the genome of Alosa alosa isolate M-15738 ecotype Scorff River chromosome 18, AALO_Geno_1.1, whole genome shotgun sequence, one region includes:
- the erlec1 gene encoding endoplasmic reticulum lectin 1 isoform X2 → MHSNHPFFVFVVRVLGVCFSVSANRGGGYPSFTDEIPFKINWPGADVNLPASGVLYKEDDFVIMTTLEKEKYKCLLPSLTGGDENDEREYNGPNPDALLDPLFKQSSCSYRLESYWTYEVCHGKHVRQYHEEKETGQTNVQEYYLGNLLKKSTDPLTESESETGGESSSAKDKEVLTKNIEGQLTPYYPVAMSDGTPCSLKQNKPRSTTVLYVCHPEAKHEILSIAEVTTCEYEVVVLTPLLCLHPKYRFKSSPVNAIFCQALSGSPLRPQRLSKLDQEQQDLLKPPFGSSTTEKEEAPPVREEAYTSTHKPMAVGGQSQVAVGTTHISRLTDEQLIKEFLSGSYCLHGGVGWWKYEFCYGKHVHQYHEDKEQGKSTVVVGNWNPEEHLDWAKKNAARSYLLKEEGLQKVKAVSHFYGHGDVCDLTGKPRQVIVKLKCKESESPHAVTVYLLEPNTCQYILGVESPVICKILDTADDNGLLSLPS, encoded by the exons CCTGCATCAGGGGTTCTCTACAAAGAGGATGACTTTGTTATTATGACGACGTTGGAAAAGGAGAAATACAAATGTTTACTGCCTTCGTTAACAGGTGGAGATGAG AATGACGAAAGGGAGTACAATGGCCCTAATCCGGATGCTCTTCTTGATCCGTTATTCAAGCAGAGCAGCTGCTCATACAGG CTTGAGTCATACTGGACATATGAGGTGTGCCATGGGAAACACGTAAGACAGTACCATGAAGAGAAGGAGACAGGCCAG ACGAATGTTCAGGAGTACTACCTCGGAAACCTGCTGAAGAAGAGCACTGATCCTTTAACAG AATCGGAATCTGAAACAGGTGGGGAATCGTCATCTGCGAAAGATAAAGAG GTTCTCACTAAGAACATTGAGGGCCAGCTGACACCATACTACCCTGTAGCGATGTCTGACGGGACACCCTGCTCGCTGAAGCAGAACAAGCCGCGCTCCACCACTGTCCTGTACGTGTGCCATCCCGAGGCCAAGCACGAGATCCTCTCCATTGCTGAGGTCACCACCTGCGAGTATGAGGTGGTGGTGCTCACACCTCTACTCTGCTTACACCCCAAATACAG GTTCAAGTCTTCACCAGTAAACGCCATCTTCTGCCAGGCTCTGTCCGGCTCGCCTCTCAGGCCACAGCGCCTCTCCAAGCTGGACCAGGAGCAGCAGGACCTGCTCAAGCCCCCCTTTGGCTCCTCCACCACCGAGAAAGAG gaggcGCCTCCTGTCCGAGAGGAGGCCTACACATCGACCCATAAGCCCATGGCTGTCGGGGGGCAGTCTCAGGTGGCCGTGGGTACCACTCACATCTCTCGGCTGACGGATGAGCAGCTGATTAAGGAGTTCCTTAGTGGCTCCTACTGTTTGCATGGG GGCGTTGGGTGGTGGAAGTATGAGTTCTGTTATGGCAAACATGTCCATCAATATCACGAG GACAAGGAGCAGGGCAAGAGCACAGTGGTGGTGGGGAACTGGAACCCTGAGGAACATCTGGACTGGGCAAAGAAGAATGCTGCACGCTCCTATCTGCTGAAGGAAGAAGGCCTGCAGAAAGTCAA AGCCGTCTCACACTTCTATGGGCATGGGGATGTGTGTGACCTGACTGGGAAGCCAAGACAGGTCATTGTAAAGCTTAA GTGCAAAGAGTCAGAATCTCCCCACGCTGTCACGGTGTACTTGTTGGAGCCAAACACCTGTCAATACATACTTGGG GTGGAGTCCCCAGTTATTTGCAAGATCCTGGATACTGCTGATGACAATGGCCTGCTGTCTCTTCCAAGCTAA
- the erlec1 gene encoding endoplasmic reticulum lectin 1 isoform X1 — translation MHSNHPFFVFVVRVLGVCFSVSANRGGGYPSFTDEIPFKINWPGADVNLPASGVLYKEDDFVIMTTLEKEKYKCLLPSLTGGDENDEREYNGPNPDALLDPLFKQSSCSYRLESYWTYEVCHGKHVRQYHEEKETGQKTNVQEYYLGNLLKKSTDPLTESESETGGESSSAKDKEVLTKNIEGQLTPYYPVAMSDGTPCSLKQNKPRSTTVLYVCHPEAKHEILSIAEVTTCEYEVVVLTPLLCLHPKYRFKSSPVNAIFCQALSGSPLRPQRLSKLDQEQQDLLKPPFGSSTTEKEEAPPVREEAYTSTHKPMAVGGQSQVAVGTTHISRLTDEQLIKEFLSGSYCLHGGVGWWKYEFCYGKHVHQYHEDKEQGKSTVVVGNWNPEEHLDWAKKNAARSYLLKEEGLQKVKAVSHFYGHGDVCDLTGKPRQVIVKLKCKESESPHAVTVYLLEPNTCQYILGVESPVICKILDTADDNGLLSLPS, via the exons CCTGCATCAGGGGTTCTCTACAAAGAGGATGACTTTGTTATTATGACGACGTTGGAAAAGGAGAAATACAAATGTTTACTGCCTTCGTTAACAGGTGGAGATGAG AATGACGAAAGGGAGTACAATGGCCCTAATCCGGATGCTCTTCTTGATCCGTTATTCAAGCAGAGCAGCTGCTCATACAGG CTTGAGTCATACTGGACATATGAGGTGTGCCATGGGAAACACGTAAGACAGTACCATGAAGAGAAGGAGACAGGCCAG AAGACGAATGTTCAGGAGTACTACCTCGGAAACCTGCTGAAGAAGAGCACTGATCCTTTAACAG AATCGGAATCTGAAACAGGTGGGGAATCGTCATCTGCGAAAGATAAAGAG GTTCTCACTAAGAACATTGAGGGCCAGCTGACACCATACTACCCTGTAGCGATGTCTGACGGGACACCCTGCTCGCTGAAGCAGAACAAGCCGCGCTCCACCACTGTCCTGTACGTGTGCCATCCCGAGGCCAAGCACGAGATCCTCTCCATTGCTGAGGTCACCACCTGCGAGTATGAGGTGGTGGTGCTCACACCTCTACTCTGCTTACACCCCAAATACAG GTTCAAGTCTTCACCAGTAAACGCCATCTTCTGCCAGGCTCTGTCCGGCTCGCCTCTCAGGCCACAGCGCCTCTCCAAGCTGGACCAGGAGCAGCAGGACCTGCTCAAGCCCCCCTTTGGCTCCTCCACCACCGAGAAAGAG gaggcGCCTCCTGTCCGAGAGGAGGCCTACACATCGACCCATAAGCCCATGGCTGTCGGGGGGCAGTCTCAGGTGGCCGTGGGTACCACTCACATCTCTCGGCTGACGGATGAGCAGCTGATTAAGGAGTTCCTTAGTGGCTCCTACTGTTTGCATGGG GGCGTTGGGTGGTGGAAGTATGAGTTCTGTTATGGCAAACATGTCCATCAATATCACGAG GACAAGGAGCAGGGCAAGAGCACAGTGGTGGTGGGGAACTGGAACCCTGAGGAACATCTGGACTGGGCAAAGAAGAATGCTGCACGCTCCTATCTGCTGAAGGAAGAAGGCCTGCAGAAAGTCAA AGCCGTCTCACACTTCTATGGGCATGGGGATGTGTGTGACCTGACTGGGAAGCCAAGACAGGTCATTGTAAAGCTTAA GTGCAAAGAGTCAGAATCTCCCCACGCTGTCACGGTGTACTTGTTGGAGCCAAACACCTGTCAATACATACTTGGG GTGGAGTCCCCAGTTATTTGCAAGATCCTGGATACTGCTGATGACAATGGCCTGCTGTCTCTTCCAAGCTAA
- the gpr75 gene encoding probable G-protein coupled receptor 75: MCTMNSTVWPLDLAEVSRRQLFNSSLPGPGSSGNWALIHKATLTSCSLLLILIFSLGSYGNLVVFLSFFDPAFRKFRTNFDFMILNLSFCDLFICCVTAPMFALVLFLDAGGSSSAGGGGGVSKGFCFAFHLTSSGFIIMSLETVAVIALHRLRMVLGQQPNRTASFPCTIALTAMLWTSSFTLAMLVTLRAYPRSTGPCLPHFGLTGNRAKVVLYVYLADFAFCVAVVAVSYLLIAQALRKNAQVRKCPIITVDATRPPPPPPPFIASGLEAMQCTVPVPSLYRNQTYNKLQHVQTHPFVKSANQVQLVPGAAQGATSCQLVSTVNLATAKDSKAVVTCVVIVISVLLCCLPMGVSLAQDVLSPESNFAHYQFELCGFALIFLKSGINPFVYSRNSAGLRRRVLCCLQWLALGFLCCKHKTRLHAMGKGSLEANRNKSSHHETNSAYVLSPKPQRKLVDQACGPSQSRVTMASPRTMGGGGGGGRMPRPPSTSTPINTRIEPYYSIYNSSPSAGPSSPTNSLQPVHSQTMGFAKSYMAMHYHTHQEVLQDLESTTAQQIPVPSV; encoded by the coding sequence ATGTGTACGATGAATAGCACAGTATGGCCCCTGGACCTGGCTGAGGTATCAAGACGCCAGCTATTCAACAGCAGCCTGCCAGGTCCAGGCTCCTCTGGCAACTGGGCTCTGATTCACAAGGCCACTCTGACCTCCTGCTCccttctcctcatcctcatcttctCTCTGGGCTCCTACGGCAACCTTGTGGTGTTCCTCTCCTTCTTCGACCCGGCCTTCCGCAAGTTCCGCACCAACTTTGACTTTATGATCCTCAACCTGTCCTTTTGCGATCTGTTCATCTGCTGCGTGACCGCTCCCATGTTCGCGCTGGTGCTCTTCCTGGACGCTGGTGGGAGCAGCAGtgccggtggtggtggtggggtctcCAAGGGCTTCTGTTTCGCCTTCCACCTGACCAGCTCGGGCTTCATAATCATGTCCCTGGAGACGGTGGCCGTAATTGCTCTGCACCGGCTCCGTATGGTCCTGGGCCAGCAGCCCAACCGCACGGCCTCATTCCCCTGCACCATAGCACTGACCGCTATGCTGTGGACCTCCAGCTTCACCTTGGCCATGCTCGTCACCCTGCGGGCCTACCCCCGCAGCACCGGACCGTGCCTGCCTCACTTCGGACTGACTGGGAACCGGGCCAAGGTAGTGCTGTATGTGTACCTGGCAGATTTTGCCTTCTGCGTGGCGGTGGTGGCAGTCTCCTACCTGCTGATCGCCCAGGCGCTGAGGAAGAACGCCCAGGTGCGGAAGTGTCCCATTATCACAGTGGACGCCACCCGGCCTCCGCCTCCACCGCCCCCGTTCATCGCCTCGGGCCTGGAGGCCATGCAGTGCACCGTCCCGGTCCCTTCCCTGTACCGCAACCAGACCTACAACAAGCTGCAGCACGTTCAGACCCACCCTTTCGTCAAGAGCGCCAACCAGGTGCAGCTGGTGCCAGGGGCTGCCCAGGGGGCCACCAGCTGCCAGCTGGTCTCCACCGTCAACCTGGCCACGGCGAAGGACTCCAAGGCCGTGGTGACGTGCGTGGTGATCGTCATCTCTGTGTTGCTCTGCTGCCTCCCCATGGGCGTATCGCTGGCCCAGGACGTCCTGTCGCCCGAGAGCAACTTCGCCCACTACCAGTTCGAGCTGTGCGGCTTCGCCCTCATCTTCCTCAAGTCAGGCATCAACCCGTTTGTGTACTCGCGCAACAGTGCCGGGCTGCGCCGTCGCGTTCTCTGCTGCCTCCAGTGGCTGGCGCTGGGATTCCTGTGCTGCAAGCACAAGACGCGGCTGCACGCCATGGGCAAGGGCAGCCTGGAGGCCAACCGCAACAAGTCCTCGCACCACGAGACCAACTCGGCCTACGTGCTCTCACCCAAGCCCCAGCGCAAGCTGGTGGACCAGGCCTGTGGGCCCAGCCAGTCCCGTGTCACCATGGCCAGCCCCAGGACCATgggcggcggcggtggtggtgggcgCATGCCCCGGCCGCCCAGCACGTCCACGCCCATCAACACGCGCATCGAGCCCTACTACAGCATCTACAACAGCAGCCCCTCCGCCGGGCCTAGCTCCCCCACCAACAGCCTGCAGCCCGTCCACTCGCAGACCATGGGCTTTGCCAAGTCCTACATGGCTATGCACTACCACACCCACCAGGAGGTGCTGCAGGACCTGGAGAGCACCACTGCCCAGCAGATTCCCGTGCCATCCGTCTAA